In a genomic window of Mycolicibacillus parakoreensis:
- the lppU gene encoding LppU family putative lipoprotein, whose translation MIGCAPAGDVADLQVDDCLAMGGTADQPRVEKAECGSAAANFKVVATATSADECPVDVDSTYSLRDSFNRSAGTLCLDIDWVLGGCMSVDPQHDTDPVRVDCADTAVHPRQRATQILTAANGPFAADQCASGLGYTYSERGFTVCVENLG comes from the coding sequence ATGATCGGCTGCGCACCGGCCGGCGACGTCGCCGACCTGCAGGTCGACGACTGCCTGGCGATGGGCGGCACCGCCGACCAGCCGCGCGTGGAGAAAGCCGAATGCGGCAGTGCCGCGGCCAATTTCAAGGTAGTCGCCACCGCCACCAGCGCCGACGAGTGTCCGGTTGACGTCGACTCCACCTACTCGCTGCGGGATTCGTTCAACCGCTCCGCGGGCACCCTGTGCCTCGACATCGACTGGGTGCTCGGCGGCTGCATGAGCGTCGATCCCCAGCACGACACCGACCCGGTCCGGGTCGACTGCGCCGACACCGCGGTGCACCCGCGCCAGCGCGCCACCCAGATCCTCACCGCCGCGAACGGTCCGTTCGCCGCTGATCAGTGCGCCAGCGGCCTGGGCTACACCTACAGCGAACGCGGTTTCACCGTCTGTGTCGAGAACCTCGGCTGA
- the rpsO gene encoding 30S ribosomal protein S15, giving the protein MALTAEQKKEILTNYGLHETDTGSPEAQVALLTNRIIGLTEHLKTHKHDHHSRRGLLLLVGRRRRLLKYVADVDVKRYRSLIERLGLRR; this is encoded by the coding sequence GTGGCGCTGACCGCCGAGCAGAAAAAAGAGATCCTCACGAACTACGGGCTGCACGAGACCGACACCGGCTCGCCCGAGGCCCAGGTGGCGCTGCTGACCAACCGGATCATCGGGCTCACCGAGCACCTGAAGACCCATAAGCACGACCACCACTCGCGCCGGGGGCTGCTGCTGCTGGTGGGGCGGCGGCGCCGGCTGCTCAAATACGTCGCCGACGTCGACGTCAAGCGGTACCGGTCGCTGATCGAACGGCTGGGGCTGCGTCGCTGA
- a CDS encoding bifunctional riboflavin kinase/FAD synthetase, which translates to MQRWRGQDEIPTDWGRCVLTIGVFDGVHRGHAELIAHAVRSGRERGIPTVLMTFDPHPMSVVYPGSHPTQLTTLTRRAELVEQAGIDVFLVMPFTHDFMKLTPERYVHELLVERLHVVEVVVGENFTFGRKAAGDVATLRQAGAQLGFAVEAVSLVAEHHRSETVTYSSTYIRSCVDAGDVVAAAEALGRPHRVEGVVVRGDGRGATLGFPTANVAPPMHAAIPADGVYAAWFTVLGPGPLTGTVVPGQRCRAAVSVGTNPTFSGRNRTVEAYVLDASADLYGEHVAVDFVDHLRGQQRFDSVEALVAAMEIDTARAREILVAD; encoded by the coding sequence GTGCAGCGATGGCGCGGACAGGATGAGATCCCCACCGACTGGGGGCGCTGTGTTCTGACGATCGGGGTGTTCGACGGTGTGCACCGCGGCCACGCCGAATTGATCGCCCACGCGGTGAGATCGGGCCGTGAACGCGGCATCCCGACGGTGCTGATGACCTTCGATCCGCATCCGATGTCGGTGGTCTACCCGGGCAGCCACCCCACCCAGTTGACCACCTTGACCCGGCGTGCCGAGCTGGTGGAGCAGGCCGGCATCGACGTGTTTTTGGTGATGCCGTTCACCCACGACTTCATGAAGTTGACCCCCGAGCGCTACGTCCACGAGTTGCTGGTCGAACGCCTGCACGTGGTGGAGGTGGTGGTGGGGGAGAACTTCACCTTCGGACGCAAGGCCGCCGGCGACGTGGCCACGCTGCGCCAGGCCGGGGCCCAACTCGGCTTCGCGGTCGAGGCGGTCTCGCTGGTCGCCGAACATCACCGCAGCGAGACCGTCACCTACTCCTCGACCTACATCCGCTCGTGCGTCGACGCCGGCGACGTCGTCGCCGCCGCCGAGGCGCTGGGCCGGCCGCACCGCGTCGAGGGCGTGGTGGTGCGCGGGGACGGCCGGGGTGCGACGCTGGGGTTCCCCACCGCCAACGTCGCCCCACCGATGCACGCGGCGATCCCCGCCGACGGGGTGTATGCCGCCTGGTTCACGGTGCTGGGCCCCGGTCCGCTGACCGGCACCGTCGTGCCCGGCCAGCGGTGCCGGGCGGCGGTCTCGGTCGGCACCAACCCCACGTTCTCCGGACGCAACCGCACCGTCGAGGCCTACGTGCTCGACGCCTCCGCCGATCTCTACGGCGAACACGTCGCCGTCGACTTCGTCGACCACCTGCGTGGCCAGCAACGTTTCGACTCGGTGGAGGCGCTGGTGGCCGCCATGGAGATCGACACCGCCCGGGCCCGAGAGATCCTCGTCGCCGATTGA